A window from Carassius auratus strain Wakin chromosome 48, ASM336829v1, whole genome shotgun sequence encodes these proteins:
- the LOC113065728 gene encoding ganglioside-induced differentiation-associated protein 1-like 1 isoform X1: MRLNLGEEVPVFIHGDTIVSDYNQIIDYIETSFIGDTVAQLIPDEGTPMYARVHQYRELLDGLPMDAYTHGCILHPELTTDSMIPKYATAEIRRHLANAASELMKLDHEEPQLTEPYLSKQKKLMAKILDHDNVNYLKKILGELAMVLDQVEAELEKRKLEYQGQTCELWLCGPTFTLADICLGATLHRLKFLGLSKKYWEDGSRPNLQSFFERVQKRYAFRKVLGDIHTTLLSAVLPNAFRMVKKKPPSFFGASFLMGSLGGMGYFAYWFLKKKYM, from the exons ATGAGGCTCAACCTAGGGGAAGAAGTGCCGGTTTTCATCCACGGAGACACCATTGTCAGTGACTACAACCAAATCATTGATTATATAGAGACCAGCTTTATCGGAG ACACAGTAGCCCAGCTGATTCCAGATGAAGGAACTCCCATGTATGCAAGGGTACATCAGTACCGAGAGCTGCTGGATGGGCTGCCTATGGACGCTTACACACATGGATGCATCCTGCACCCTGAACTCACAACCGACTCCATGATCCCAAAGTACGCCACTGCTGAAATACGTA GACATCTGGCCAATGCAGCATCTGAACTGATGAAGTTGGACCATGAGGAACCCCAGCTGACAGAACCATACCTCTCCAAGCAGAAAAAGCTCATG GCGAAGATCTTGGACCATGACAATGTGAACTACCTGAAAAAAATTCTTGGTGAGTTGGCAATGGTGCTAGACCAAGTAGAGGCAGAGCTGGAAAAAAGAAAACTGGAATATCAAG GTCAAACGTGTGAATTATGGCTTTGTGGACCTACTTTTACATTAGCTGATATTTGTCTTGGAGCCACATTACACAGGCTCAAATTCTTGGGACTCTCAAAGAAATACTGGGAGGACGGAAGCCGTCCGAACCTGCAGTCGTTTTTTGAGCGGGTGCAGAAGCGCTACGCTTTCCGCAAGGTGTTGGGGGACATCCACACGACCCTGCTCTCTGCAGTTCTACCCAACGCATTCCGAATGGTAAAAAAGAAGCCGCCATCCTTCTTTGGTGCATCCTTCTTAATGGGCTCTCTCGGGGGGATGGGTTATTTTGCCTAttggtttttaaaaaagaaatacatgtaG
- the LOC113065728 gene encoding ganglioside-induced differentiation-associated protein 1-like 1 isoform X2, translating into MASSNNVTPTNCSWWPISAMDEDGKITDGEESHEPTIEHKPFSKDRLVLYHWTQSFTSQKVRLVINEKGLLCEERDVSLPLTEHKEPWFMRLNLGEEVPVFIHGDTIVSDYNQIIDYIETSFIGDTVAQLIPDEGTPMYARVHQYRELLDGLPMDAYTHGCILHPELTTDSMIPKYATAEIRRHLANAASELMKLDHEEPQLTEPYLSKQKKLMAKILDHDNVNYLKKILGELAMVLDQVEAELEKRKLEYQGQTCELWLCGPTFTLADICLGATLHRLKFLGLSKKYWEDGSRPNLQSFFERVQKRYAFRKVLGDIHTTLLSAVLPNAFRMVKKKPPSFFGASFLMGSLGGMGYFAYWFLKKKYM; encoded by the exons ATGGCGTCTTCCAACAATGTTACTCCCACCAACTGTAGCTGGTGGCCCATATCAGCCATGGACGAAGATGGCAAAATCACAGACGGAGAGGAGAGTCACGAGCCCACGATAGAACACAAGCCATTCTCAAAAGACAGGCTTGTCCTGTATCACTGGACTCAGTCCTTCACCTCtcaaaag GTGCGTCTGGTGATCAATGAGAAGGGGTTGCTGTGTGAAGAACGGGATGTCAGTCTGCCTCTCACTGAGCACAAGGAGCCTTGGTTTATGAGGCTCAACCTAGGGGAAGAAGTGCCGGTTTTCATCCACGGAGACACCATTGTCAGTGACTACAACCAAATCATTGATTATATAGAGACCAGCTTTATCGGAG ACACAGTAGCCCAGCTGATTCCAGATGAAGGAACTCCCATGTATGCAAGGGTACATCAGTACCGAGAGCTGCTGGATGGGCTGCCTATGGACGCTTACACACATGGATGCATCCTGCACCCTGAACTCACAACCGACTCCATGATCCCAAAGTACGCCACTGCTGAAATACGTA GACATCTGGCCAATGCAGCATCTGAACTGATGAAGTTGGACCATGAGGAACCCCAGCTGACAGAACCATACCTCTCCAAGCAGAAAAAGCTCATG GCGAAGATCTTGGACCATGACAATGTGAACTACCTGAAAAAAATTCTTGGTGAGTTGGCAATGGTGCTAGACCAAGTAGAGGCAGAGCTGGAAAAAAGAAAACTGGAATATCAAG GTCAAACGTGTGAATTATGGCTTTGTGGACCTACTTTTACATTAGCTGATATTTGTCTTGGAGCCACATTACACAGGCTCAAATTCTTGGGACTCTCAAAGAAATACTGGGAGGACGGAAGCCGTCCGAACCTGCAGTCGTTTTTTGAGCGGGTGCAGAAGCGCTACGCTTTCCGCAAGGTGTTGGGGGACATCCACACGACCCTGCTCTCTGCAGTTCTACCCAACGCATTCCGAATGGTAAAAAAGAAGCCGCCATCCTTCTTTGGTGCATCCTTCTTAATGGGCTCTCTCGGGGGGATGGGTTATTTTGCCTAttggtttttaaaaaagaaatacatgtaG